A window of Limosilactobacillus sp. WILCCON 0051 genomic DNA:
TCGGCACATACCAGCCCATCGACCTTTGGATGCTGAGCAAAGAACTCCTTGGCCGATTGCGTGTCATAATACCAGTTCAGTTCTGGCAGATGCCGTTCTGCCAGACAGTTTTCGTAGCCCAGGCGCCGATCCTCCTCATACTGCCAATGGTACGGCGAGCTGACATAGGCCAGATTAGTGACGTCATGATTGATCAGCAGCTGCTTGGTAGCCGCATAGCCTGCCGCGACGTTATCGTTGTCAACATAGCGATCGTTTTGGTGCCGTTCGGGATGACCGATTACCACAAAATTATAGCCATGCTCGCGCAGATAGGCCGCTACTGGATCATGTTCCAGCGTGTAGAACAATAGAAAATTATGAATTTTTGACTGCAGCGCCATTGATTTAACCGCACGCAGCAGTTTTTCCTGCGTGGGCGCCAATGCAACGACCATTGAGTAGTCGCGTGATTCCAAAGCTGAAGCAATTCCCCGCATTAAGTCGATATGAAATGGGTTGGCTGGCGCTTCATCGGTGGTTACTGGAAAAACCAGTCCAACCATATTGGCCTCGCCCCGAGTTAGATTGCGGGCGGCATAGTTTGGATGATAGCCAATCTCAACGGCAATCTTCTTGATTTTTTCGCGCGTTGCCTCGCTGATTCGCGGGTTATCGTTTAAAGCTCTTGAAGCCGTAGAAACCGAGACTCCCGCGCGTGCCGCGATATCTTTAATTGTTGCCATGAACTGACAAAGCATCATGCCGATTCAAGTAGTTCAAGATTGTTGAACTGGCAAAACAGGCATGACTCTCCTTTCATTATTAATAGATGGTTTGAGTCAACGGATGAACCATTGATTAAAATCAGACTGCAGCTAAGCATATGCTTGAATTTCAAAAGTTTGCCATATGCCAAAAGTACTGATTTGATTTTGAAGTGAATAACTTAATTTTAGTCGTATCATGGCAAAAGGGTCAATAGTCGTTTAGGTAAAAGGATTAACTATTTTTGAGATCGCGTATCCTAATTGAAAATCAATTGACAATGAACCCGCTTAACATTTAGTCAGTTGCTTCAGCTTTGCGAGCATTGCATTTTTGGGGCCTGGATCATTTCAGCACCATACCTACGACTAAATGTTTTTTGATCAATCATTGCCATCACGCGGTATGATCCGGCCATCTGGGTAGACGTAATAGTCATGTCCATCATAGCTGCCAGCCGTATTGTGCGCGTTGCGATATGCCGAATCCTGGCCCCGAATCCAATAAACCGGCTGACCATTCGCATCGGTAGCCATCGTGCCGTTTCCTTCCGACATGTAGGACCATTGAATATCGCCATTGCCATATTTGGCGTCAACCGCGGCAATTGCTTCTTGAACCGAATTGATGACGGCAGATTGACCAGCCGAACTCCCCGCGGTTTGACCGGCATTTTGATTTGTACCTGTCGTTTGGTCAGCTGCTTGACTGGCATTGCTCGATGCAGCTGACGATGAACTCTGCGCCGTTTGACTGCTCGAAACGCTCGCACTGGAAGCAGAATTTTTAGAACTAGCCGTTTGCCGCGCCGCTTTTTTTGTCGTCTTTTTCTTATGATGCGTCGTTTTTGAAGATGTTTCCTGCTTGGATGACGAATGGTTTTCCTGGCTCTGATGGCCACACCCCGCCAGCATCAGACTGCTCAGACCAATAATCCCCAGCATCTTTAAAGATTTATTCATAATGATTGCCTCCCATAGCCCTAATTTAGTTTATCCAGTCCCAATGCTTAGTATAATCTAATAATCTGCTTATGTCCCTGTCATCACGCCGATTAATTAATGATAAAATAATGGTAATACTTTAAATGAAATGAGGATGTCATCTTGGCCAGCAATTTTGCGTTTTTAAAATCTTATCATGGCATGCACAAACTGCATCATCTTTCCCATATGGCCGAAAAAGCCTATCGCAATGGGCAGTTTGCCACCGAAGCCCTGTTGATCAGCGAGATCAGCGGTCGTTTGATTCGCAAGCTGGTAAAACAAGAACTACCCAATCTGAATCACCCCTTCAACAGTGAGGATGGCCTGACTAAGCTGCAGACAACGCAACTGCTCAATGATGAACTGATCATGCTGCTGACTCAATTACGCACGGTCGGCCGCCATCCAAAGCGAATCGACGCGGCTTTTGCCTATCAGATCATGGTTAAGCTGCACTATCTGCTTATCTGGTATGTCAATCATTATCAAGATGGTCATGAGGAACCCGGCCATTTTAAGCTGCACCGGCATTAACATCAAAAAAAGACAGTGCTGTTTCAAGCCCTACTAAAACTTGAGACAGCACTGTTTTTGTATTAGCTCAGTTTTTCTGGTGCTGCTTGAGCATCTTGAAAGTCAGCCCAATCGTAAGCAGCAGGCGCATCAACAATAGACCAGTCAAAATCAGATCACGCCGCTGTTTTTGACGAGCCGTCTTGATCGTGTGGCCGCATTTTGCACAGATTTTTTCGTGAGCCTTAAGCGGAGTTTTACAGTGTGGACATTTCATTGACAACACGTCCTTTCTAGTTTAGGTGTCTTTATTTTACGCCGATTCAACCTTGCTGAGTGTTCTTTTCGATAAATTTCAAAGCTTGGTAAAACATTATTAAAACAGACTTTTTAGGCTCTTTTTGATTTTTTATTCAGAAATTTTCGAAAAAGGCTTGCACTTAGTAAACCGTTATACTATTATATTTATGGGTCGTAAGGAAAGTGTTTTCAATCCTGCTTTTCTTTCATAACTTGTTTTATCGTGAA
This region includes:
- a CDS encoding LacI family DNA-binding transcriptional regulator; this encodes MATIKDIAARAGVSVSTASRALNDNPRISEATREKIKKIAVEIGYHPNYAARNLTRGEANMVGLVFPVTTDEAPANPFHIDLMRGIASALESRDYSMVVALAPTQEKLLRAVKSMALQSKIHNFLLFYTLEHDPVAAYLREHGYNFVVIGHPERHQNDRYVDNDNVAAGYAATKQLLINHDVTNLAYVSSPYHWQYEEDRRLGYENCLAERHLPELNWYYDTQSAKEFFAQHPKVDGLVCADDLLFLKLNHELQEMHLLDRLSVICFNNSKLLGMLLPTVEKVDLQPHELGKKAVELLFNPNLQHAFVAFKVD
- a CDS encoding DUF2116 family Zn-ribbon domain-containing protein, with translation MKCPHCKTPLKAHEKICAKCGHTIKTARQKQRRDLILTGLLLMRLLLTIGLTFKMLKQHQKN